One genomic segment of Hordeum vulgare subsp. vulgare chromosome 2H, MorexV3_pseudomolecules_assembly, whole genome shotgun sequence includes these proteins:
- the LOC123429480 gene encoding protein SRC2-like, with protein sequence MAHRVLELTLVSGHSLMDVNVFSRMEVYAITSVLGDPRTRQRSKTDRDGARHPTWDDTFLFAVPPTAAKASAAGAYLHVLLRTERLFGFDDRDVGEVFIPLADMLACACVGGTGPAPRCASYPVRKVHCTENRGMLTVAYRFGPVMAPLHHQDKELCWDDAVAEVVGYELPPWHYYPQVVGYAPEAAVPPRYPQACARMPPAPKPAAGCGAAAASPAQKNYVRNGSFALGLGAGLLGGGFGGMVFGDLPPSDKTAHDSGYKPTADGAGVAF encoded by the coding sequence ATGGCGCACAGGGTCCTCGAGCTGACGCTGGTGTCGGGCCACAGCCTGATGGACGTCAACGTGTTCAGCCGCATGGAGGTCTACGCCATCACGTCCGTGCTCGGCGACCCTCGCACGCGGCAGCGCAGCAAGACCGACCGCGACGGCGCCAGGCACCCGACGTGGGACGACACGTTCCTGTTCGCCGTCCCGCCCACGGCCGCCAAGGCCTCCGCCGCGGGCGCCTACCTTCACGTGCTCCTCCGCACCGAGCGCCTCTTCGGCTTCGACGACCGCGACGTCGGCGAGGTGTTCATCCCTCTCGCCGACATGCTCGCCTGCGCCTGCGTCGGCGGCACCGGCCCGGCGCCGCGGTGCGCGTCGTACCCGGTCCGGAAGGTGCACTGCACCGAGAACCGGGGCATGCTCACCGTGGCGTACCGCTTCGGCCCCGTGATGGCGCCGCTGCATCATCAGGACAAAGAGCTGTGCTGGGACGACGCCGTCGCCGAGGTGGTGGGCTACGAGCTGCCGCCGTGGCATTACTATCCTCAGGTGGTGGGGTACGCGCCGGAGGCGGCGGTGCCGCCGCGCTATCCTCAGGCGTGTGCTCGCATGCCACCGGCGCCCAAGCCAGCTGCAGGCTGTGGCGCGGCCGCTGCGTCGCCGGCACAGAAGAACTACGTAAGGAACGGCAGCTTCGCGCTGGGGCTCGGCGCGGGGCTTCTCGGCGGAGGCTTCGGCGGGATGGTGTTCGGCGATCTGCCGCCGTCGGACAAGACGGCTCATGACTCCGGGTACAAGCCCACGGCCGACGGTGCAGGGgtcgccttctga
- the LOC123429481 gene encoding protein ASPARTIC PROTEASE IN GUARD CELL 1-like, giving the protein MSILYAYKLIFLFALLISASHGIVGNIAPPSAGFSLPIVSNHDTAGGLGANLTSIGPHIAPVGWPLYGVLVGVGSGQTRHFYKLGLDLVGNLTWIQCQPCVPEVRQEGAVFKSAVSPRYKDTKATDPKCTPPYTPSVGNRCSFYTTSWNVAAHGYLGSDMFGFAGSPGTGGHGTDVDKLTFGCAHTTDGFERLNHGVLAGALSLSRHPTSFLSQLTARRLADSRFSYCLFPGQSHPNARHGFLRFGRDIPRHDHAHSTSLLFTGRGSGSMYYIGVTSISLNGKRIIGLQPAFFRRNPQTRRGGSVVDPGTPLTRLVREAYNIVEAELVAYMQTQGSRRAPAPVQGHRLCFVSWGHAHLPSMTINMNEDRAKLFIKPELLFLKVTHEHLCFLVVPDEEMTVLGAAQQVDTRFTFDLHANRLYFAQEHCTADTRATV; this is encoded by the coding sequence CAGTCTGCCCATCGTGTCCAACCACGACACAGCCGGCGGGCTTGGCGCGAACCTGACGAGCATAGGTCCGCACATAGCACCCGTGGGGTGGCCCTTGTACGGCGTCCTCGTCGGTGTGGGCTCCGGCCAAACCCGGCATTTCTACAAGCTCGGGCTGGACCTCGTCGGCAATCTGACGTGGATACAGTGCCAGCCCTGCGTGCCCGAGGTTCGGCAGGAGGGCGCCGTCTTCAAGTCTGCCGTGTCCCCTCGCTACAAGGACACGAAGGCCACGGACCCCAAGTGTACGCCCCCCTACACCCCCTCCGTCGGGAACCGATGCAGCTTCTACACCACCTCCTGGAACGTCGCCGCGCACGGCTACCTCGGCAGCGACATGTTCGGCTTCGCCGGCAGCCCCGGCACAGGAGGACACGGCACGGATGTCGACAAACTCACCTTCGGCTGCGCACACACGACGGACGGGTTCGAGCGCCTCAACCACGGCGTTCTCGCCGGGGCCCTGAGCTTGAGCAGGCACCCGACGTCGTTCTTGAGCCAGCTCACCGCGCGCAGGCTGGCCGACTCGCGGTTCTCATACTGTCTTTTCCCCGGACAAAGCCACCCAAACGCCAGGCACGGGTTCCTCCGCTTCGGCCGCGACATCCCGAGGCACGACCACGCGCACAGCACGTCGCTGCTCTTCACGGGACGGGGCTCCGGCAGCATGTACTACATCGGCGTCACCAGCATCAGCTTGAACGGGAAAAGAATTATAGGGTTACAGCCGGCGTTCTTCAGACGGAACCCACAAACCCGTCGAGGGGGGTCCGTCGTCGATCCGGGGACTCCGCTGACAAGGCTGGTTCGCGAGGCCTACAACATCGTCGAGGCCGAGCTCGTGGCCTACATGCAGACGCAGGGGTCGCGCCGCGCGCCGGCGCCGGTGCAGGGGCACCGCCTCTGCTTTGTCTCGTGGGGCCACGCGCACCTCCCGAGCATGACCATCAACATGAACGAAGACAGGGCCAAGCTTTTCATCAAGCCGGAACTGCTGTTCCTGAAGGTGACCCACGAGCACCTGTGTTTCCTCGTCGTGCCGGACGAGGAGATGACGGTGCTCGGTGCGGCGCAGCAGGTGGACACGCGGTTCACGTTTGACCTCCATGCCAATCGTCTCTACTTTGCCCAGGAGCATTGTACTGCTGACACCCGCGCAACTGTCTAG